A genomic stretch from Penicillium digitatum chromosome 4, complete sequence includes:
- a CDS encoding Short-chain dehydrogenase/reductase SDR yields the protein MGFLSVSLYILAAIWTGGYIIRWVWTAFYNLYYHPLARFPGPKLAAVSNGPYCFWFLSGRQPYMLLDLHRKYGPVVRTAPNELSFNTAQSWKDIYGFRQGHQGFLKSEFYDGGSFADRVHSLVSERDPIEHGIMRRYLSHAFSDHSLTEQEPLIARTIDQFVQQTGVKGVHGFDLGKGFEMMTFDIIGDLAFGETFRGVETFEPHPWISITLGALTQGSLAEVFRRFPTVATVVNFLYPSKIQKLTEQTRQNEQMAIDLVQRRIQRATNRKDFLTRILEQRNPAQVSDLQLAAHSSDFVLAGSETTATTLSCIMYYLMRNRTVLAQLQDECRTAFASYDEITASSTLQLKYLHAVILEGLRIYPPLPLALPRIVPQGGDTVDGHFLPEGTIVSTSPIASSLDPTNFEQPFAFEPKRWLGKNERDILEASQPFSLGPRGCLGRHLGWMELRTTLCKLLFTYDFELLDKGLDWHRDSLMHTLWQKPRLPVRAVPRKSSS from the exons ATGGGTTTCTTGAGTGTTTCTCTGTATATACTTGCCGCCATTTGGACAGGAGGA TACATCATTCGTTGGGTGTGGACAGCATTCTATAATCTCTACTACCATCCACTTGCTCGATTTCCGGGTCCGAAACTTGCGGCAGTCAGCAat GGGCCCTATTGCTTTTGGTTCCTAAGTGGTCGTCAACCATATATGCTGCTTGATTTACATCGCAAATACG GCCCCGTTGTGCGTACCGCACCGAACGAGCTCTCTTTCAACACCGCACAATCATGGAAGGACATCTATGGGTTTCGTCAAGGTCATCAAGGATTCCTCAAGAGTGAGTTCTATGACGGGGGCAGTTTCGCTGATCGAGTTCACTCCCTCGTCAGCGAGCGGGATCCCATCGAACATGGGATCATGCGGCGATACCTTTCACATGCCTTTTCCGATCATTCTCTTACCGAGCAGGAACCCCTGATCGCCAGGACTATCGATCAATTTGTCCAGCAAACGGGGGTCAAGGGGGTCCACGGATTTGATCTGGGAAAGGGCTTTGAGATGATGACCTTTGACATTATCGGGGATTTGGCCTTTGGTGAAACCTTTCGTGGTGTGGAAACTT TTGAGCCGCACCCGTGGATTTCCATCACTCTGGGAGCTCTGACCCAAGGCAGCTTGGCCGAAGTATTCAGACGATTCCCCACCGTGGCCACGGTGGTGAACTTTCTGTATCCGAGTAAGATCCAGAAACTTACCGAGCAGACCCGGCAGAATGAGCAGATGGCAATCGACCTCGTACAGCGACGCATCCAACGAGCGACCAATCGCAAGGACTTTTTGACTAGGATCCTGGAACAACGAAATCCGGCGCAGGTGTCGGATTTGCAGCTTGCAGCCCATTCTTCGGATTTTGTCCTGGCCGGCAGTGAAACCACTGCGACAACCTTGTCGTGCATCATGTACTACCTGATGCGCAATAGGACGGTGCTCGCCCAGCTACAGGACGAGTGCCGGACAGCGTTCGCTTCATATGACGAGATCACCGCCTCGTCCACGCTCCAGCTGAAGTATCTCCATGCCGTCATTCTTGAGGGATTACGTATATATCCTCCACTTCCCCTGGCACTTCCCCGTATCGTTCCTCAAGGTGGCGACACGGTTGATGGCCATTTCTTACCGGAAGGC ACGATCGTATCTACAAGTCCGATTGCCTCCAGCCTGGATCCAACCAATTTTGAGCAGCCTTTCGCCTTCGAGCCGAAACGATGGCTGGGTAAAAATGAGCGCGACATTCTTGAAGCCAGTCAGCCCTTTTCTCTTGGCCCAAGGGGCTGTCTAGGTCGTCA TCTAGGATGGATGGAACTGCGTACAACCCTGTGCAAATTGCTGTTCACGTATGACTTCGAACTGCTAGACAAGGGACTGGATTGGCACCGAGACTCACTCATGCATACGTTGTGGCAAAAGCCCCGCTTGCCAGTTCGGGCGGTTCCCCGAAAGAGCTCGTCCTAG